GCTAACAACCTGAAACATGAGAAACCTGGGAAAGTCAGGAAATTTTGAAATTACATCTAAATGTCAGgaaattttgttgcataataTTTAACCCTCAATTATATGAGTGCATGGAAAATTTGGTTTATTTGGTGTTTAGTAGGAAAATTTGGTcaattttaaatagaaatttcagAACTTTTATTTGGGTAACGGAAATTGGCTGTCCTTATAATTATCCTTATAATTTTTATCAATACTCTGGTGATCTCCCTTTTCTGCGGCGTATTATTTCTTCCAATACAATGTAAATatgaattatatttttatgtgattttgtAGCCATTTGTTTTGTAGatagtttttaaatatattttgtaaattttgctttgatggtttcttttttaaagtgtttttcatGGATAAAAAATAGGCGATAATTAGATTTCAGATgttgcttatttttttattatttttttttattatttctgattacttgtttattaaaaaatattccgGTAAATGGTTGAAGGGCGAAACGTTTTTCTGTTGGATCAACATTGTTGCTAATGACCTTGCTTCTTTAGCTTACTAAAATTATAAGGATAAAATGTATAATTCAATTGTAAGAGAACTGCATTCAAAGAATATAAAACAGGCTTGCCACCAAATCAGGGTACCTGGGAAATCAGAGAACTTTGGTGCCTGCATAAACCACGTgactgtttgtttttatttctactTTGATTTTCGTTTGGCAcgtctatatatttttttattttttgtttttcacattttcttaTTTGTTACTTTATCATTCTGTAACTCGTGTTAAAACTTCCGTTCTGAAAATGCTTCAAAACAATTCTTGCTAGAACATTAAGTGAATACGAAAATCATTTTATATtgacagaaataaaaaaaaattgatatgctaCTCACAGATTGGATGGATTTAAAATGGCGGATAGAATAATGTATCGCATCAATACAGAAGGTATCCTAGAAGATTGTAGTGATGATGAATGTCAGACTTCAGATGATGATGACGTCACTGCTGATTCAGCATTCAGGATAGCAAAGAAACCTATCGAGAGACTAGAGGAATTGCCGTAAGTGGTTCATATGTTGAACTTTTTTTATGAAGAGATTCAGCGTATAAAAAGATGGTGGTatgttattgaattttttttaatacaaaagctCTTTTTTCAACCCCTTACAGCCACAGGGTTGTAGACCTGTGGCCATGTTCCATGTTCCTTCGTGAAAAGAACGCGGTCTTCACAAATTGATAGGATAAGTGACTTTGTGTCTGTAAATATCTTGGTGAGGAGAGAAATGAATTCATTTCAAAATAATAtcctattttttctcttttttttttgaaatccaAAGACATGCAGGAGAATTTTGCGAAGATTCATAGTTTGACTATAACGTCATTTTGTTATCATAAGTTGGAGATCTCTtaaattaactaaatttttattaaatttttatcacttttttttcaacacGTTAATACACCTGTCTTGCAGGCACGTGAGCCGCACGTGCACGTCTCGTGTAGATAATTATACAACGATTAATAATCAACTTTATCGACATGGTATAATGTTTATCGCAACATTGCTCTTTCATGATTGATTTTAGTTGGTTTCATGATAACATGACACGAAATACTGCAGAAGCTTTGTTACTTGCAAACGGCGTGGAAGGTACTTATTTATTGCGACGCAGTAAGAACAATCCTGGAATGTATACTGTGTCTGTCAGGTATGATGTTCAACATGTGCACTGTTTTCAAAAGTAATGTGTTTTTGTTAATGTTTGTTTTGAGTTGAAATTAAAAGATCACCTCGTAACTTGAACCGTCTGTCCGTCCTGCTTAACTTCCAAATTTTCACCCCCTTGTCAGTTGCTAAGTAGTGACTTATGTTTTGACTCAAATTACAGCTGCATGTTGGCCAACTCGAATGCCTTTTTTATATACtgatttcttattaaaaatttgtgCAGAGCTTATAACGCACAGTTCCCACACTGAATTTAAAAACCACCGAAAATTCACGAATTTGGAAAATTTCTTTCGTTATTAGATGTAAAGATTCGTTGAAACATTTTGCATTGGAATACAATTTATACACCAACACGTATTCGTTTGGTATGGGAAAGTTTGATACATTATACGAACTTCTCGAACACTTTAACTGTATGCCAATGTTGGGTGGGGATTCTGGTAAGATGGAAATTCTTATATTGACAAGCTTTTTGACTTATTTTTGTGCATGGATAAAAACATATCTTTGAGTATATATTGAGTAAGTGATAAGAgttttgaattaattttctACGTTCTAAAGCCAAAATCTATTATTCACTTTAaatatttgtgattttctttTAGGTTCTTCTGTCACGCTTCAATATCCTTACATGAACGACATCCCTGAACCGTCATCCTATGAAAAAGTCACGCGTCATGCTGAGTATGGGAAAAGGATATCCGTGGAGAAGAAATCTGAGCCTCCCCCTGATCTCcatgtaatatatatatacttttattacAAGTTTTAATAGTAACCTGTTTTTCATGATAGCAATTAAGTCATTATTTTATGTCTCGACGCATCGTTAAAGAATGTAGCTAGATCTTATTTGCTTGTTCTTTAAGAACATATAGTGGTTTAACATTTGTGTGAGTACAAAACCAGTCTCTATAGCATTTCTTATGTCTTGAAAATTAGATTGCTTCAAAGGAGGGTTACTTGGTTAAACGTGGTGCTATTCACAAGGTAATATTTTTCGCTCTTATTAGATAGTTTTCTTTACAGTCGACTTTGTCGTCTTCTTTGTTTTATCTCTGTTGTTGTCGTAGTTGTTTGTTGTCATTGTCGGCATTGTGTTGTTGTCATCGTTGATTTTGCTGTCGACGTCGTTAGTtagttgttgtcgttgtcggaTTTGTTGTCGTGTTTGCTCTttttttgttgtcgttgttagtatagttgttattgttgtcgtcTCTTTTCATTATTGTCTtcttgtcgttgtcgttgtcaACTATTGTTGTTTTGTCTTCGTCGTCGTTATCGTTATCGTCGTTATTTTTTGCCGTCGTTATTATTATGTTCGGTGTTTTTTTCGTCGTTATCGTTTTTACTTGGTTGTCGTCACTCATATCAGGGATGTGTAATTATATCaatattttctcattttttttatcagaattGGAAAAAGCGATGGTTTGTGTTACAGAAGAACTTGTTGAAATATTACTCCGACAGGAAAGTGAGTGTCATTTTACTGTTGTAAAGTTTTCAGTTGGAGTTTCAATGTGTTCACGAATGATTTGTTGAATGTTTAGGATCACACTCCAATTCGTTCGATTAATTTAAGTGAAGCGGAGCAAGTGAGTGAAGATTTTTGCGataacaaaagaaattgtttcagGTATTGCATTTAAGTTTTTACCATAGTAATTTTTCAATCGAAATTTTATATGATTCTTGTCTATTTTTCCTAAGGAAAtctttgctttttttctttgtcaCAAGGCACGTTTTGGTCATGTGCTAATTGAGAACATTTAATAGTAACGTTATGATTCATCTCCAAGTTTCAGGAGACTTGAATTAATTTTGCAATCTACATTTTTGGTTttatttgtctcacttatcgTTTTAGACTCGTTTTACCAAGCAGAACGTTTTATTTTGTGGCTGGCTCACCAGAAGAAATAAAATCTTGGGTTGAAATTCTTCAATGGAAGATTGTAAGTTTCTTGTTTTAGCCTTTCTAGATATATCTTTATTTCTGGCTATGAGATTTGGCGATAGAATCGTTGCTGTCGCTTTAAAACGTGTTGTAAATATTCACCTGAAgtggattaatttttgcgaatttttgacatttttcgcgaaattaaatcttcgcaaaaagtttgaaaactaccgATTCGCGAAAATAGTTCctcactaattttttttttaattttctttgttcTAACAAAAAATTATCTTGCATAGGAATATGATAcactctttttttataaaacaaaaacaaaattgaaaccAGGCTGGTCAATATTCTTATCTTTCTATTGTTCCAAACAATAGACCACTTTCCGCGTAatgtagttgttttgattttattttgacaATAGGCATGCGCgcacttttgtgtaggtaaaaaaaCAGGACTCGCACAGGGTAAATGGTTATTAATACAGATTAAAGATTGTTTGGGGTAGCattcttctaattcttcttaaaaatttttactaattttaagcgaatatttcttttttggattgatttcttttattattgTGGTCTGTTCGTTATATTTT
The genomic region above belongs to Hydractinia symbiolongicarpus strain clone_291-10 chromosome 4, HSymV2.1, whole genome shotgun sequence and contains:
- the LOC130640984 gene encoding dual adapter for phosphotyrosine and 3-phosphotyrosine and 3-phosphoinositide-like encodes the protein MADRIMYRINTEGILEDCSDDECQTSDDDDVTADSAFRIAKKPIERLEELPWFHDNMTRNTAEALLLANGVEGTYLLRRSKNNPGMYTVSVRCKDSLKHFALEYNLYTNTYSFGMGKFDTLYELLEHFNCMPMLGGDSGSSVTLQYPYMNDIPEPSSYEKVTRHAEYGKRISVEKKSEPPPDLHIASKEGYLVKRGAIHKNWKKRWFVLQKNLLKYYSDRKDHTPIRSINLSEAEQVSEDFCDNKRNCFRLVLPSRTFYFVAGSPEEIKSWVEILQWKIDYYKGRKDDNQTPTLRSSIDSANAVGSHVAYLAQYTKV